From Streptomyces sp. TLI_053, a single genomic window includes:
- a CDS encoding GNAT family N-acetyltransferase — protein sequence MSSFSTERLTARLWAHADADRAYDTYSRWEVARWLGATPRVLESPAEVPAVIDRWRQRSADPRYGIWALERRDTGVVVGSVILIPLPDEDGSGDGEIEVGWHLHPDSWGHGFATEAAGAALAKGFADGLTEIHAVVRPGNDRSAAVCRRLGMTAQGRTTRWYGAEFDAFLATRP from the coding sequence TTGTCCTCGTTCAGCACCGAACGGCTGACCGCCCGCCTCTGGGCCCACGCCGACGCCGACCGGGCGTACGACACCTACTCCCGCTGGGAGGTCGCCCGCTGGCTGGGCGCGACCCCGCGGGTCCTGGAGTCGCCCGCCGAGGTGCCCGCCGTGATCGACCGCTGGCGGCAGCGCTCGGCCGACCCCCGCTACGGGATCTGGGCCCTGGAGCGCAGGGACACCGGCGTGGTGGTCGGTTCGGTGATCCTGATCCCGCTGCCGGACGAGGACGGCAGCGGCGACGGCGAGATCGAGGTCGGCTGGCACCTGCACCCCGACTCCTGGGGCCACGGCTTCGCCACCGAGGCCGCCGGCGCCGCCCTCGCCAAGGGCTTCGCCGACGGCCTCACCGAGATCCACGCCGTGGTCCGCCCCGGCAACGACCGCTCCGCCGCCGTCTGCCGCCGCCTCGGCATGACCGCACAGGGCCGCACCACCCGCTGGTACGGCGCCGAGTTCGACGCCTTCCTTGCCACCCGGCCCTGA
- a CDS encoding PadR family transcriptional regulator: MSVPLTLLGLLEREPSHGYDLKRDYDALFGRGKPLPYGQVYSTLGRLARDGKVVAGEAEPGDGPERKRYVITEAGVTEFEHWLAEPVAPEPTLQSVLFTKVVLALLLGRDAEAYLDTQRAAHLRRMRELTELRRTGPLVDGLLADHGLFRLEADLRWIDLTTARLDALAAEVRA, translated from the coding sequence ATGAGTGTTCCCCTCACCCTTCTCGGGCTACTGGAGCGCGAGCCGAGCCACGGCTACGACCTCAAACGCGACTACGACGCCCTCTTCGGGCGCGGCAAGCCCCTGCCGTACGGTCAGGTCTACTCCACGCTCGGCCGCCTGGCCCGGGACGGCAAGGTCGTCGCCGGCGAGGCCGAGCCCGGCGACGGGCCCGAACGCAAGCGCTACGTCATCACCGAGGCCGGGGTGACCGAGTTCGAGCACTGGCTCGCCGAGCCCGTCGCCCCCGAACCCACCCTCCAGTCGGTGCTGTTCACCAAGGTCGTGCTCGCCCTGCTGCTCGGCCGCGACGCCGAGGCGTACCTCGACACCCAGCGCGCCGCCCACCTGCGCCGGATGCGCGAACTCACCGAACTGCGCCGCACCGGCCCGCTGGTCGACGGCCTGCTCGCCGACCACGGCCTCTTCCGCCTGGAAGCGGACCTCCGCTGGATCGACCTCACCACTGCCCGCCTGGACGCCCTCGCCGCGGAGGTACGCGCATGA
- a CDS encoding ABC transporter ATP-binding protein — protein MSPLIEARDIELAFGETPALRGASLAADAGEVLAVMGASGSGKSTLLHCLAGILVPDAGEVHFDGQRIDRLDENRRSALRRDAFGFVFQFGQLVPELTAEENIALPLLLGGVRRSAALAEARPWFARLGLDGLGGRRSGELSGGQAQRIALARGLVTRPRVLFADEPTGALDSLTGEQVMELMVGAAREQGTTVVLVTHEPRVAAYADREALVRDGRARVLTNPYTPAAAAERVAP, from the coding sequence ATGAGCCCCCTGATAGAAGCCCGCGACATCGAACTCGCCTTCGGCGAGACCCCGGCCCTGCGCGGCGCCAGCCTGGCCGCCGACGCCGGGGAGGTGCTCGCCGTGATGGGAGCCAGCGGCTCCGGCAAGTCCACCCTGCTGCACTGCCTGGCCGGCATCCTCGTTCCCGACGCGGGCGAGGTCCACTTCGACGGACAGCGGATCGACCGCCTCGACGAGAACCGGCGCAGCGCCCTGCGGCGCGACGCCTTCGGCTTCGTGTTCCAGTTCGGCCAGCTCGTCCCGGAACTGACGGCCGAGGAGAACATCGCCCTGCCGCTGCTGCTCGGCGGCGTCCGCCGGAGCGCCGCCCTCGCCGAGGCCCGCCCCTGGTTCGCCCGGCTCGGCCTCGACGGCCTCGGCGGCCGCCGCTCCGGCGAACTCTCCGGCGGCCAGGCCCAGCGGATCGCGCTCGCCCGCGGCCTGGTCACCCGCCCCCGGGTGCTGTTCGCCGACGAGCCGACCGGCGCCCTGGACTCGCTCACCGGCGAACAGGTCATGGAACTGATGGTCGGCGCTGCCCGCGAACAGGGCACCACCGTCGTCCTGGTCACCCACGAACCGCGGGTCGCCGCCTACGCCGACCGCGAGGCCCTGGTCCGGGACGGCCGGGCCCGGGTGCTCACCAACCCGTACACGCCGGCCGCCGCCGCGGAGCGGGTCGCCCCGTGA
- a CDS encoding FtsX-like permease family protein, with product MIPFALRLAVSGGRQAVARLLTITAATAIGVGLLLSTLAAVNAVGAANDRVLWANSGAKSRTESGTGSGTGTAAADPLWWRDRTPEYYDGHELLLVEVAATGPASPVPPGLSKLPAAGEYYASPALAKLLRERPADQLADRFPGHLAGEIGKAALASPDSLVLVSGQDPAALAARPGARQVTSIATALPPACDGDCPGSGVRGDAMTLILSVVAGALLFPVVIFIGTATRLSAATREQRYAAMRLVGATPRQITLIAAAESTVAAVAGTVLGFGVHLLLRPLVATVPFTGDRFFVDDLALTLPQALAVLVGVPVAAAVAARLALRRVTVSPLGVSRRTTPKPPSGWRVAPLLAGLAELAWFVGRRPQTTDGQTAAYLTGFLVVMVGLVVAGPWLTMSVARLVAARTSRPATLIAVRRLADDPRAGFRSVAGLILALFVTTATVAVIGTIDTNRGTLGGDPETRVAVEHGALPGDPVMADALPAPFLAELRAVPGYRGVAVAHANPDGLAHDPTAPPDWPEASLVSCADLARTPVVGHCAPGAEVAAVEPFGFLSLTSQAAREWPTAPISAAEADRLPVLSLYVTTDGSTAAKERVRTLLTRTFPEQHARMVQDFGSAQQKTLAGWRQLADVVLLTTLPIAGCSLAVSVVAGLSDRRRPFAMLRLTGAPLRMLRAVIGLESALPLLLVSAVAIGTGFGAAAMFLKSQMDYDLVSPGWVYFGLVLFGLVASLGIIASTLPLLKRITGPEAARNG from the coding sequence GTGATCCCCTTCGCGCTGCGCCTCGCCGTCAGCGGCGGCCGCCAGGCCGTCGCCCGACTGCTCACCATCACCGCCGCGACCGCCATCGGCGTCGGCCTGCTGCTCTCCACGCTCGCCGCCGTCAACGCCGTCGGCGCCGCCAACGACCGGGTGCTCTGGGCCAACAGCGGCGCCAAGAGCCGCACCGAGAGCGGCACCGGGAGCGGCACCGGGACCGCGGCCGCCGACCCGCTCTGGTGGCGCGACCGCACCCCCGAGTACTACGACGGCCACGAACTCCTCCTGGTCGAGGTCGCCGCCACCGGACCGGCCTCGCCGGTCCCCCCGGGCCTGTCGAAGCTTCCCGCCGCGGGCGAGTACTACGCCTCGCCCGCCCTGGCGAAGCTGCTCCGCGAACGCCCCGCGGACCAGCTCGCCGACCGCTTCCCCGGCCACCTCGCCGGAGAGATCGGCAAGGCCGCCCTCGCCTCCCCGGACTCCCTGGTCCTGGTGAGCGGCCAGGACCCGGCGGCCCTCGCCGCCCGCCCCGGCGCCCGCCAGGTCACCTCCATCGCCACCGCCCTGCCTCCGGCCTGCGACGGCGACTGCCCGGGCAGCGGCGTCCGCGGCGACGCCATGACCCTCATCCTCTCGGTGGTCGCCGGCGCGCTGCTCTTCCCCGTGGTGATCTTCATCGGCACGGCCACCCGCCTGTCCGCCGCCACCCGGGAGCAGCGCTACGCCGCGATGCGCCTGGTCGGCGCGACACCCCGGCAGATCACCCTGATCGCGGCCGCCGAGTCCACCGTGGCCGCCGTGGCCGGCACCGTCCTCGGCTTCGGCGTCCACCTGCTGCTGCGCCCGCTGGTCGCGACCGTGCCGTTCACCGGCGACCGCTTCTTCGTGGACGACCTCGCCCTCACCCTGCCGCAGGCGCTGGCCGTGCTGGTCGGCGTCCCGGTGGCGGCGGCCGTCGCCGCCCGGCTCGCCCTGCGCCGGGTCACCGTCTCCCCGCTCGGCGTCAGCCGCCGGACCACCCCGAAGCCGCCGTCCGGGTGGCGGGTGGCCCCGCTGCTCGCCGGGCTCGCCGAACTCGCCTGGTTCGTCGGCCGCCGCCCGCAGACCACCGACGGGCAGACCGCCGCCTATCTGACCGGCTTCCTGGTGGTCATGGTCGGCCTGGTGGTCGCCGGTCCCTGGCTCACCATGTCCGTCGCCCGCCTGGTCGCGGCCCGGACCAGCCGGCCCGCCACCCTGATCGCCGTCCGGCGGCTCGCCGACGACCCGAGGGCCGGGTTCCGCTCGGTGGCCGGTCTGATCCTGGCCCTGTTCGTCACCACCGCGACCGTCGCCGTCATCGGCACCATCGACACCAACCGCGGCACGCTCGGCGGCGACCCGGAGACCCGGGTGGCGGTGGAACACGGCGCCCTGCCCGGCGACCCCGTGATGGCCGACGCCCTCCCGGCCCCGTTCCTCGCCGAGCTGCGGGCCGTCCCCGGCTACCGGGGGGTCGCCGTCGCCCACGCCAACCCGGACGGTCTGGCGCACGACCCCACCGCGCCGCCGGACTGGCCCGAGGCGTCCCTGGTGTCCTGCGCCGACCTCGCCCGGACCCCGGTGGTCGGCCACTGCGCCCCCGGCGCCGAGGTCGCCGCGGTCGAGCCGTTCGGCTTCCTGAGCCTCACCTCCCAGGCCGCGCGGGAATGGCCGACCGCGCCGATCAGTGCGGCGGAGGCCGACCGGCTGCCGGTGCTGTCGCTCTACGTGACCACCGACGGGAGCACCGCCGCCAAGGAGCGGGTCCGCACCCTGCTGACCCGGACCTTCCCGGAGCAGCACGCCCGGATGGTGCAGGACTTCGGCTCCGCCCAGCAGAAGACGCTCGCCGGCTGGCGCCAGCTCGCCGACGTGGTGCTGCTCACCACCCTGCCGATCGCCGGCTGCAGCCTGGCGGTGAGCGTGGTCGCGGGCCTGTCCGACCGGCGGCGGCCGTTCGCGATGCTCCGGCTCACCGGGGCGCCGCTGCGGATGCTGCGGGCGGTGATCGGCCTGGAGAGCGCCCTGCCGCTGCTCCTGGTGTCGGCCGTCGCGATCGGGACGGGCTTCGGCGCGGCCGCGATGTTCCTCAAGTCGCAGATGGACTACGACCTGGTGTCGCCCGGTTGGGTGTACTTCGGGCTGGTGCTGTTCGGGCTGGTCGCCTCGCTCGGGATCATCGCCTCGACGCTGCCGCTGCTGAAGCGGATCACCGGTCCTGAGGCGGCCCGCAACGGCTGA
- a CDS encoding NUDIX domain-containing protein, with amino-acid sequence MTHAPLLGAGVIVPTGDGRVLIGRRTTAGEPPTWSLPGGKVDPGESFERTAARELAEETGIVLPAEELRVLAVLLDHELGRPRLTAAVLAPPSLAPAVVMEPASCGGWERLPLDALPEPMFYPSGLVLGTWRAELGFAPRPGTHAYPVLR; translated from the coding sequence GTGACCCACGCACCGCTGCTCGGCGCCGGAGTGATCGTGCCCACCGGGGACGGCCGGGTGCTGATCGGCCGTCGCACCACGGCCGGCGAGCCGCCGACCTGGAGCCTTCCCGGCGGCAAGGTCGATCCCGGCGAGTCCTTCGAGCGGACGGCCGCGCGCGAACTCGCCGAGGAGACCGGGATCGTGCTGCCCGCCGAGGAGCTGCGGGTGCTCGCGGTGCTGCTCGACCACGAGCTCGGCCGACCCCGGCTCACCGCCGCGGTGCTCGCCCCGCCGAGCCTGGCGCCCGCGGTGGTCATGGAGCCGGCCTCCTGCGGCGGCTGGGAGCGGCTGCCGCTGGACGCGCTGCCGGAGCCGATGTTCTACCCGTCCGGGCTGGTGCTGGGCACCTGGCGGGCGGAGCTGGGCTTCGCGCCCCGGCCGGGGACGCACGCGTACCCGGTCCTGCGCTGA
- a CDS encoding SDR family NAD(P)-dependent oxidoreductase — MAAGLTAAAGVDSGQRRGEADTEEIDYGPGLDPERLRLCLEVLAELDELHVDHPDAITVRQAVGGIFRTLKQRRRQETRARKTANDRDVTARTATGAPSRIDDETAGAFGLTTVTTTEIAGILERPRSCYICKQRYVEVDAFYHNLCQGCAAKNRARRDARADLTGKRALLTGGRAKIGMYIALMLLRDGAHTTITTRFPNDAIRRFTAMPDSAEWLHRLKIVGIDLRDPAQVMALADEVAADGPLDILINNAAQTVRRPPESYRELVAAESAPLPAGELPQSTTIGRFNSGSVDLPALPHQASDGAERISAEDVTSLALVTGSATPDRIRAGTAIDAGGLVPDLADTNSWVQTVSEVGPVELLEVQLCNSTAPFILISRLRPAMAASASRRKYVVNVSAMEGVFTRGYKGAGHPHTNMAKAALNMLTRTSAMEMFQTDGILMTAVDTGWITDERPHPDKMRLADEGFHAPLDLVDGAARVYDPIVRGEQGEDLYGCFLKDFDRAAW; from the coding sequence ATGGCGGCGGGACTGACGGCAGCAGCGGGCGTGGACAGCGGGCAGCGGCGGGGCGAGGCGGACACCGAGGAGATCGACTACGGCCCCGGCCTCGATCCCGAGCGGCTCCGGCTCTGCCTGGAGGTGCTGGCCGAGCTGGACGAGCTGCACGTCGACCACCCGGACGCGATCACCGTCCGCCAGGCCGTCGGCGGCATATTCCGCACCCTCAAGCAGCGCCGCCGCCAGGAGACCCGGGCCCGCAAGACCGCCAACGACCGCGACGTCACCGCGCGCACCGCGACCGGGGCCCCGAGCCGGATCGACGACGAGACGGCCGGCGCCTTCGGCCTGACCACCGTCACCACCACGGAGATCGCCGGGATCCTGGAGCGCCCCCGCTCCTGCTACATCTGCAAGCAGCGCTACGTCGAGGTCGACGCGTTCTACCACAACCTCTGCCAGGGCTGCGCGGCCAAGAACCGGGCCCGGCGCGACGCCCGCGCCGACCTGACCGGCAAGCGCGCGCTGCTGACCGGCGGCCGCGCCAAGATCGGTATGTACATCGCGCTGATGCTGCTGCGCGACGGCGCGCACACCACCATCACCACCCGCTTCCCCAATGACGCGATCCGCCGCTTCACCGCGATGCCGGACAGTGCCGAGTGGCTGCACCGGCTGAAGATCGTCGGCATCGACCTGCGCGACCCGGCCCAGGTGATGGCGCTGGCCGACGAGGTCGCGGCGGACGGCCCGCTGGACATCCTGATCAACAACGCCGCGCAGACCGTGCGCCGCCCGCCCGAGTCCTACCGGGAGCTGGTCGCCGCCGAGTCGGCGCCGCTGCCGGCCGGCGAGCTGCCGCAGTCGACCACCATCGGCCGGTTCAACAGCGGCAGCGTCGACCTGCCCGCGCTGCCGCACCAGGCCTCGGACGGCGCCGAGCGGATCTCCGCCGAGGACGTCACCTCGCTCGCGCTGGTCACCGGTTCGGCGACGCCGGACCGGATCCGGGCCGGGACGGCGATCGACGCCGGCGGCCTGGTCCCGGACCTCGCGGACACCAACAGCTGGGTGCAGACCGTCAGCGAGGTCGGCCCGGTGGAGCTGCTGGAGGTGCAGCTCTGCAACTCCACCGCGCCGTTCATCCTGATCAGCCGGCTCCGCCCGGCGATGGCCGCCTCGGCGTCCCGCCGCAAGTACGTGGTCAACGTGTCCGCCATGGAGGGCGTCTTCACCCGCGGCTACAAGGGCGCCGGACACCCGCACACCAACATGGCCAAGGCCGCGCTCAACATGCTCACCCGCACCAGCGCGATGGAGATGTTCCAGACCGACGGCATCCTGATGACCGCCGTCGACACCGGCTGGATCACCGACGAGCGTCCGCACCCGGACAAGATGCGCCTCGCCGACGAGGGCTTCCACGCCCCGCTCGACCTGGTCGACGGCGCGGCCCGGGTCTACGACCCGATCGTGCGCGGCGAGCAGGGCGAGGACCTCTACGGGTGCTTCCTCAAGGACTTCGACCGCGCCGCCTGGTAG
- a CDS encoding GuaB1 family IMP dehydrogenase-related protein yields MRFLNDLMPSYDLTYDDVFMVPSRSAVGSRQAVDLSSNDGTGTTVPLVVANMTAIAGRRMAETVARRGGLVAIPQDIPTEVIAEVVGWVKQRHLVHDTAITLDPGATVAEALSLLPKRAHGALVVVEDGRPVGVVTDSDCQGVDRFTSLAEVMSRDLLLLDEDIDPRDAFDRLSEAHRKLAPVVDRDGRLVGLLTRKNALRATLYTPAVDAAGKLRIAATVGINGDVAGKAKALLEAGADTLVVDTAHGHQESMISALRAVRGLDPQVPVVAGNVVSAAGVRDLVEAGADILKVGVGPGAMCTTRMMTGVGRPQFSAVLECAAEARRLGKHVWADGGVRHPRDVAMALAAGASNVMVGSWFAGTYESPGDLQTTADGRQYKESFGMASKRAVSNRTAQDSSYDRARKALFEEGISHSRMFLDPARPGVEDLIDSIVAGVRSSCTYAGAASLEEFHEKAVVGIQSAAGYAEGKPLHSSWA; encoded by the coding sequence ATGCGCTTCCTGAACGACCTCATGCCCTCGTACGACCTCACGTACGACGACGTCTTCATGGTCCCCAGCCGATCCGCCGTGGGCTCCCGCCAGGCTGTCGACCTCTCCTCCAACGACGGCACCGGCACCACCGTCCCGCTGGTCGTCGCCAACATGACCGCCATCGCGGGCCGCCGGATGGCCGAGACCGTCGCCCGCCGCGGCGGCCTGGTCGCCATCCCGCAGGACATCCCGACCGAGGTCATCGCCGAGGTCGTCGGCTGGGTCAAGCAGCGCCACCTGGTGCACGACACCGCCATCACCCTCGACCCCGGCGCCACCGTCGCCGAGGCGCTCTCGCTGCTGCCCAAGCGCGCCCACGGCGCGCTGGTCGTGGTCGAGGACGGCCGCCCGGTCGGCGTCGTCACCGACTCCGACTGCCAGGGCGTCGACCGCTTCACCTCGCTCGCCGAGGTGATGTCCCGCGACCTGCTGCTGCTCGACGAGGACATCGACCCGCGCGACGCCTTCGACCGCCTCAGCGAGGCGCACCGCAAGCTCGCCCCCGTCGTCGACCGCGACGGCCGCCTGGTCGGCCTGCTCACCCGCAAGAACGCGCTGCGCGCCACCCTCTACACCCCGGCCGTCGACGCCGCCGGCAAGCTGCGGATCGCCGCCACCGTCGGCATCAACGGCGACGTCGCCGGCAAGGCCAAGGCCCTGCTGGAGGCCGGTGCCGACACGCTCGTCGTGGACACCGCGCACGGCCACCAGGAGTCGATGATCAGCGCGCTGCGCGCCGTGCGCGGGCTGGACCCGCAGGTCCCGGTCGTCGCGGGCAACGTCGTCTCGGCGGCCGGTGTGCGCGACCTGGTCGAGGCCGGCGCGGACATCCTGAAGGTCGGCGTCGGACCGGGCGCCATGTGCACCACCCGGATGATGACCGGCGTCGGCCGCCCGCAGTTCTCCGCCGTGCTGGAGTGCGCCGCCGAGGCCCGCCGCCTGGGCAAGCACGTCTGGGCCGACGGCGGGGTGCGCCACCCGCGCGACGTCGCCATGGCGCTGGCCGCCGGCGCCTCCAACGTGATGGTCGGCTCCTGGTTCGCCGGCACCTACGAGTCGCCCGGCGACCTCCAGACCACCGCCGACGGCCGCCAGTACAAGGAGTCCTTCGGCATGGCCTCCAAGCGGGCCGTGAGCAACCGCACCGCCCAGGACTCCTCGTACGACCGTGCCCGCAAGGCGCTGTTCGAGGAGGGCATCTCGCACTCCCGGATGTTCCTCGACCCGGCCCGCCCGGGCGTCGAGGACCTCATCGACTCCATCGTCGCGGGCGTGCGCAGCTCCTGCACCTACGCGGGCGCGGCCAGCCTGGAGGAGTTCCACGAGAAGGCCGTGGTCGGCATCCAGAGCGCGGCCGGCTACGCCGAGGGCAAGCCGCTGCACTCCAGCTGGGCCTGA
- a CDS encoding DUF5995 family protein, giving the protein MPTGITDGARGIDGVVRRLRAIAAELPPTDGVAVFNRMYLTVTEGVGAGLDGFADPTAVAELDVLFAGRYLLAVDAVAAGRRPPACWRPLFELRADPEVHPLQFALAGMNAHIQHDLPLAVVDTCRRLGREPEQLEDDYHRINGLLAGVETAVREQLMPGPDVLERLEPMTHRIGAWSVDTAREAAWGSVRLLWGLRGRPSAARACATALDGAVGLLGRALLLPLGLRDPAADVPALDALAADVPVPDALESDVPALDAQAPGTPVAGLLPVARSGPATGGRAPGGDQAQLECSGLPSA; this is encoded by the coding sequence GTGCCCACAGGGATCACGGACGGGGCGCGGGGGATCGACGGCGTCGTCCGGCGGCTGCGTGCGATCGCGGCCGAACTCCCGCCCACCGACGGGGTGGCGGTGTTCAACCGGATGTACCTGACGGTCACCGAGGGCGTCGGGGCCGGGCTGGACGGGTTCGCCGACCCGACCGCTGTCGCCGAGCTGGACGTGCTCTTCGCCGGGCGCTACCTGCTGGCGGTGGACGCGGTCGCGGCGGGGCGGCGGCCACCGGCCTGCTGGCGGCCGCTGTTCGAGCTGCGCGCCGACCCCGAGGTGCACCCGCTGCAGTTCGCACTGGCCGGGATGAACGCCCACATCCAGCACGACCTGCCGCTCGCCGTCGTCGACACCTGCCGTCGGCTCGGCCGGGAGCCGGAGCAGCTGGAGGACGACTACCACCGGATCAACGGTCTGCTGGCGGGGGTCGAGACGGCCGTGCGCGAGCAGCTGATGCCCGGACCGGACGTACTGGAGCGGCTGGAGCCGATGACGCACCGGATCGGGGCGTGGTCGGTCGACACCGCGCGGGAGGCCGCCTGGGGCTCGGTGCGGCTGCTCTGGGGGCTGCGCGGGCGCCCGTCGGCAGCGCGGGCCTGCGCGACGGCGCTGGACGGGGCGGTCGGGCTGCTCGGCCGTGCACTGCTCCTGCCGCTGGGCCTGCGCGACCCGGCGGCCGACGTACCGGCACTCGACGCGCTCGCAGCCGACGTACCGGTGCCGGACGCACTGGAATCCGACGTACCGGCGCTCGACGCGCAGGCGCCCGGCACGCCGGTGGCCGGCCTGCTCCCCGTGGCGAGGAGCGGACCGGCCACCGGCGGACGGGCGCCGGGCGGTGATCAGGCCCAGCTGGAGTGCAGCGGCTTGCCCTCGGCGTAG
- a CDS encoding DUF3224 domain-containing protein, with the protein MGGRASGAFEVTAFEPEETDAQPGATLGRVRITKEFTGGLTGASVVRMLSVLDGAGGPAAYVAVERFTGALDGRQGSFVLQHSAPGSHGERLAIRVVAGTGTGELAGITGVFELEVDEEGRHTYVLEYELG; encoded by the coding sequence ATGGGCGGCAGGGCGAGCGGGGCCTTCGAGGTGACGGCGTTCGAGCCGGAGGAGACGGACGCGCAGCCGGGCGCGACGCTCGGCCGGGTCCGGATCACCAAGGAGTTCACGGGCGGGCTGACCGGGGCGAGCGTGGTGCGGATGCTGTCGGTCCTGGACGGCGCGGGCGGCCCGGCCGCCTATGTGGCGGTGGAGCGGTTCACGGGCGCGCTGGACGGGCGGCAGGGGTCGTTCGTGCTGCAGCACTCGGCGCCGGGGAGCCACGGCGAGCGGTTGGCGATCCGGGTGGTCGCGGGCACCGGCACGGGCGAGCTGGCGGGAATCACCGGGGTGTTCGAGCTGGAGGTGGACGAGGAGGGCCGGCACACGTACGTCCTGGAGTACGAACTGGGCTGA
- a CDS encoding PP2C family protein-serine/threonine phosphatase, with translation MSASGEDPEGAAAPGAVPPPRLPRRTRLLLGGAFLLLVAAVVTDLLTGPGSTLSPVLAAAPVLVGATTRRARVPLATGAAAVVVAGLLEDLNSQLPASVHLVSLVTITATTLASTANVVLIAARERELFEVRTVAEAAQRALLRPPPERIGPLRIAVRYVAAAAEARIGGDLYDVVDTPFGIRILLGDVQGHGLPAVETAADVLGAFRTAARTEPDLARLAEHLDAALAGRPADGRFVTAVLLGVDRGDNAALLVNCGHPHPLLRRADRVTELVPSRHTPPLGLLGLLGDGRYTAEPVDPWPGDLLLLYTDGVSEARDAAGEFYPLPDRFAALPAGTPEDLMDALLPDLASWVAPGGLADDAAALAVRWDR, from the coding sequence GTGAGCGCGAGCGGCGAGGACCCCGAGGGCGCCGCGGCACCGGGCGCCGTGCCGCCGCCGCGGCTGCCGCGGCGGACCAGGCTGCTGCTCGGCGGCGCCTTCCTGCTGCTGGTCGCGGCCGTGGTGACGGACCTGCTGACCGGCCCGGGCAGCACCCTCTCCCCCGTGCTCGCCGCCGCGCCCGTCCTGGTCGGGGCCACCACCCGCCGGGCCCGGGTACCGCTCGCCACCGGCGCGGCCGCCGTGGTCGTGGCCGGCCTGCTGGAGGACCTCAACTCCCAGTTGCCCGCCTCCGTCCACCTCGTCTCGCTGGTCACCATCACCGCCACCACCCTCGCCAGTACCGCCAACGTCGTGCTGATCGCCGCCCGCGAGCGCGAACTGTTCGAGGTGCGGACCGTCGCCGAGGCGGCCCAGCGGGCACTGCTGCGCCCACCGCCCGAACGGATCGGGCCGCTGCGGATCGCCGTCCGGTACGTGGCCGCGGCCGCCGAGGCGAGGATCGGCGGGGACCTGTACGACGTGGTAGACACGCCGTTCGGGATCCGGATCCTGCTCGGGGACGTCCAGGGCCACGGCCTGCCCGCCGTCGAGACCGCGGCGGACGTCCTCGGCGCCTTCCGCACCGCCGCGCGCACCGAACCGGACCTCGCCAGGCTCGCCGAGCACCTGGACGCCGCGCTGGCCGGGCGCCCCGCCGACGGGCGGTTCGTGACCGCCGTGCTGCTCGGCGTGGACCGGGGGGACAACGCGGCCCTGCTGGTCAACTGCGGCCACCCGCACCCGCTGCTGCGCCGTGCCGACCGGGTCACCGAGCTCGTCCCCTCCCGGCACACCCCGCCGCTGGGCCTGCTCGGCCTGCTCGGCGACGGCCGCTACACCGCCGAGCCGGTCGACCCGTGGCCCGGCGACCTGCTGCTGCTGTACACCGACGGGGTCTCCGAGGCCCGCGACGCGGCGGGCGAGTTCTACCCCCTCCCCGACCGCTTCGCCGCACTCCCGGCCGGGACGCCGGAGGACCTGATGGACGCCCTGCTGCCCGACCTCGCCTCCTGGGTCGCCCCGGGCGGCCTCGCCGACGACGCGGCGGCGCTCGCCGTCCGCTGGGACCGGTGA